The genomic interval CAACAGATCCTCTCATCCTCAGTCTCTCTGCTAGACCAGGTCTGTCTCTCGACCCGTCTGCCTGTCTCCTAGTCGAGGTCTGCCTCTCTACCTGCTAGACCATGTCTGTCTCTACttgtcattctgtctctctatctggcggaccaggtctgtctgtctgactcgaCCTGTTCctgttcttcttgtttttgttcttcttgttgttgttcttgttcttcttgttgttcttgttcttcttgttcttgttgttcttgttgttcttcttgttgttcttgttgttgttatttttcttcttcttgttaTTCTTGaggttgttcttgttcttgttcttctaTGTATTTGTAGCAGTAGTTTGCTAAAGCCCTCCCCTCctttctgccccccctccctccagatgAAGAGGTCTCTAGAGAAGCTACAGCAGGGCATCCCGGTCCCCGAGGTGCAGCAGGagtcccccccgcctccccccacaGAGCGCCAccccgacccctgacctcccGGCCCTCCCGAACTCTCTGAGAGTCTCTGCCTCCACTGGCAGGACCACTGCAATAAACCAGTCTGGACTGGGTCTGGTCTAGTCTCGGTACGGCTCCGGACTAGTTCCGGTCTGTATCTCCTCCACGGGACCATTTGGGGTGTTGGACCTTCTACAAAATATCACTCTGCTgcctaactcacacacacacacacacacacacacccgccgacacacgcacacagagacacactgcgTCTGTGAGGACCTGagacatatcaaaacatttcagATGAACTGACTTTCCGGAGTCGTCTCCCTTTTAAGAACGTGGGGCGTGGCCTACGGGCCGCTAACAGTATTTATTTCTTGATTATTTCATGATTATTTTGTATAGTGAGTTTCTTGAAGCTCTGGTCGGACGTAGCAATAATGACCTGACGTTCTAGAaccttgaggggggggggggttgtgtgtgtgtgtatgtatgtgtgtgtgtgtgtgtgtgtgtgtgtggactaaAAAGGGAACCATGTTACAGCTTCACCTCCGATCTGGATTAGTTACATTATACACTTTATTTAAAGACTTCtaccacttctctctctctctctctctctctctctctctctctctctctctctctctctcgctctcgctctcgctctcgctctcgcagCACCGTTCTGATGGTTGTCCGTATTATTTATAGTAAAAATATGTTCTGATTGTACAGCAATGAAATGTGCTAAAATATGCAACAACCCTCTGTCtcttgtcttttcttttttatttgttaaCATTCAAAGGATCCAAACCAAACCAGAAGTAGAGCTACCAACCCTTCATAGAGAAGAGCTATTCATCCCATCTTTAAGAATGGAGGTTTCAGAGAGAATAGCGAATCGAGCTCTCTGCATAGAGAAGAGGGCTTTGTTCGTTCCTTTagagcaggggtcggcaacccctAGGCACgtgtgccaccactggcacggggcagcataatcattggcacacttaaaagaaaaaaaaagtattattaaaaaaattcacagcacaatgtggcagcataatcattactaccgatttttttttcgcactttattctgttttgggcatttcctcccagtgcaaatatgttaattagttacagaaagcaatgttctgaaatgggatcaattaatagtttataaacctatgttgtgagtaatagaaaagaaaatatttaaaatattgttgcaagtggtgTTGTTGcagtatgcatcgccttcacatggttttgcatagCTGTACATgccttaaagatattgatggtTTCAACATTCTTgtatattctcgttttttacatttctcacagtgcaactATTTTTTAATGAgtttctggaaatgtttttttaagatgggacatatgtaattataatttgtaagcccatgtagCAAATATAACAcccaaaaaacatttaaaatgttgatgcatgattgtggactatatggaaatagtacaattccaggtcttctggaaatgtttttagtcgctgtgtcataattcagcttcattttttatatattgttgcttaaggcacactcattaacgagaaaatgtcaaacaggcactgcatgttgaaaaggttgctgacccctgcttTCGAGCTTTCGTTCCTTCAGAGAACCATCTCGGCTACCCCATTACATCAAATATCCCAGAGCCGTTCCTGGCCAGCACCTACACCGAAAGCAGTGGACCAACATCAACCGCCTGAGAACAGGTGTGGGAAGAGGCTTCGGGGCAGCCATGCTGAAGTGGGGCATCACAGACGGTTCCCAATGCCAGCGTGAAGACCCCCATACATACTGTGGAACACACCCTAACCAGCTGCCCCAAATACCGGGCCCTGAACGGCGAGCGTGGTCTGATTGACCTTGATCATAGGACGCTGGACTGACTCGCCTCTACAGAAATGAAGGTCTAAGGACGTACGACAGAAGAAGAAGATTCCTTCAGAGAATAATAGCTCTCATCCCTTCATAGAGAGCACCTCTCATCCCATTGAAGAGATCGGAGCTCCTACACTCACTAAACCGCAAAAATCAACTCCCCAGTCATTTGCCTGGTGGACTGTACCATCTGGTGGACTATACCACCTTCTACATCCGGCCCTTACCATCTGATGACCTATACCAATGGCTAGATCTTTCCTCCATACATCTCACAACTCGTGTTAAACTATGACAACTCATTTGAAGAATACACAACAGATAGTAAATATAATAAACGTGGAACGGCATGGCTTTCAGATAAAAaggttttattgtattttaggcTCCAATATTTCAATACACCTTATAGGGAAAGTAGCATGAGGAGTAATTGGATATAATACTTTAAAGGTTTCATACAATTATATACATTAATATCTAATCATGCAATTTAAACCATGTTACAACATCAACAATGCAGCAAAACCCTGTTTATTAGAGGGCGAACATTGAGGATTCGTATAGTTTAAATGTTTAGTGTAACATTTTACCATGGCAGTGTAATCCTTGCCCTTAGATTGACATGAACAAAATCGGTGTAGCGATAAAATGGAACATGGAAGAGTTCTGAACATTCAGCCTATAAATGAGggttaaaaagtaaataaatctATATGTATAATTTATACATTTAGATATATATACCCCAATCAAAAGTTTGGTTAACTTAAGAGCAATACAAAGTGTTGCCATTATTCAATTGCCTTTTAAATTAAGATTATGTTTGCATAATTAGGTTTATTtacaaccctgtgtgtgtgtgcgtgtatgtatgtatgtatgtatgtgtatataaatgCTGTGATTTATGTAAAGCCAGTGATCCCAAAACCACAATTTTAAAGGATGTAATTTGTCTTATGATCGTCATCCTAAAATGGGCTGAGAGTTCACAAAATCACATGTTGAATCCATCTGATACAGTGGCTCACTGGCTGTTTAAGACTGAAGCATGTAATGTCAGTTAATGTCTAGCCATCCAGTTAGCCAATCAAGGTGATATTTCAAAGACTAATTAGTTATATGGTAATTAGATTGGGTTTTGCAAACTGCACTTTACTTTGGTTGTGTTAAACAAAGTTGCGGCAATTGCCTTTACTTTTTTTACGACAGCACTTGAACTATCGCTTTAATACTTCGCTTTAAtaattatatacatttatatctaATCATGCAATTTAAACCATGTTACAACATCAACAATGCAGCAAAACCCTGTTTATTAGAGGGCGAACATTGAGGATTCGTATAGTTTAAATGTTTAGTGTAACATTTTACCATGGCAGTGTAATCCTTGCCCTTAGATTGACATGAACAAAATCGGTGTAGCGATAAAATGGAACATGGAAGAGTTCTGAACATTCAGCCTATAAATGAGggttaaaaagtaaataaatctatatgtattatttatacatttagaTATATATACCCCAATCAAAAGTTTGGTTAACTTAAGAGCAATACAAAGTGTTGCCATTATTAAATTGCCTTTTAAATTAAGATTATGTTTGCATAATTAGGTTTATTtacaaccctgtgtgtgtgtgcgtgtatgtatgtatgtatgtatgtatgtatgtatgtatgtatgtatgtatgtatgtatgtatgtatatataaatgctGTGATTTATGTAAAGCCAGTGATCCCAAAACCACAATTTTAAAGGATGTAATTTGTCTTATGATCGTCATCCTAAAATGGGCTGAGAGTTCACAAAATCACATGTTGAATCCATCTGATACAGTGGCTCACTGGCTGTTTAAGACTGAAGCATGTAATGTCAGTTAATGTCTAGCCATCCAGTTAGCCAATCAAGGTGATATTTCAAAGACTAATTAGTTATATGGTAATTAGATTGGGTTTTGCAAACTGCACTTTACTTTGGTTGTGTTAAACAAAGTTGCGGCAATTGCCTTTACTTTTTTTACGACAGCACTTGAACTATCGCTTTAATACTTATAAACTTTAACCTCCAACCTAAACCTTGACCTTTGAACTCTCATCTTTAGCTGCAGGGGTCCGTCGGTCGCTCCAGGCTCAGGGTCCCAAGTGCAATCTTGAGCTTAAATAgaacattcaaataaaatatttaaattaataaaacatatgtattcatttattgttattgtatatacacactgtatattttcacacacacacacacacacacacacacacacacacacacacacacacacacccacacacacacacacacacacacacacacacacacacacacacttatatacaaACCCACAACTTTGATTTAGAAACAaattatttaacattttaaacatacaaTAGCCTACAATCAATTGTCTACAAGAGAGAATCCTACTAGATCTATTCGTCCACCAGAAGGTCTTCCGAGTTCTTTTCAGTAGGAGAAGTAGCGCTGTACTCCGCCCTGATTGGTAGAGACGGAGATAAGAAGACCACAGAGGAACGAGAAAAAAACATGGTCAGATGCCgattaaaacaaattaaatcagaagcagaggagagatgagaagaagagaggtgtgtgtgtgtgtgtgtatgtgtgttagggctgctagattatgggaaaaatcataatcacgattattttggtcaatattgaaatcacgattattcaaacgattatttttgagtttgaaaacatgttgcatttattcaccatgtctctcccaaaaataacttttgtaactgagaactttgaaatttcgccttaaaagaatacacaaaatggtcaaaaagaaaatgttccaatctaaaatgatatacaGATACGTGTCCAGCTGTTCCGCCCATTctataaatcattaaaaaataataataataatgttaaatCGAAAAAATCGTTTATGTTAATTTTCTGATCATTTCACGCTAAAGTCGagatcgcgatcaaaattcgattaatcgcccaccagccctggtgtgtgtgtactgacatGCTCTCCCTCTGCGCCACCCCGGCAGCGGAGATCTTCCCGTAGCAGTAGATCATCTCTACAAGGAGCCACAGCTGTAGACCGATGATGGAGACGTACATCATCACCTCCGATATAATGGAGGCATCAGGCCTGGTCGCTTTTGGGGGGTGCACAGAGACAGATATTGATATTATTCTATCTGGGGAACGTGAcaaattaaaggggacatattataccaccagtggTGAcagtgattagccgttacaagccgtgttgaaaatcggcctcttctgccatcacaagtgggcgcgtCCACCTAGATTTGTGAcaagatagatgagcaacgtttgctacagtccactgggtaggctggtctGAGCTATCAAGCACACATCTATGTGGACgagcccacttgtgatgtcagaagaggcctattttcaaaacggcttgtaaaggataatcacactcacacacctggtggtataatatgtcaccttagAAAAAAGGGACCATTACTGTTGAGTCCATCTTGTGATACATTTTATAACCGTTCTTACTTTTGAATCGTTTTTTCTTTGTACTGAGGAAGCCTGGGCTAGATTGCAAAAACATTTCCCTACTGCTTGAGCACTCGAATCAGAGCACCATGAAGAAGCGAAGTTAAttatctgaccaatcacaaccttCAGAGTCCTTCACGTGCTATCTGGCCAAATGGCGCAGTAATGCGTAATTGTCTGATGCATTAGACGAACATCGTTAAAACACTTCCTGCTAGGCTACACAGAAGCACCCTCAGTCCCCAAGACAATTCAGCGGCCGATTAAACGGCCTGTCAAGCAGCTTCAACGATCGGTGGAGATCAAGGAAATGCTCTGGAGATTTAGCCCAATAGACTTCAGCCCAATAGACTTAGACTAAACCATAACCCCTGGTGggacttttttttacatttcatcCAGGGGTTTTTACTGAAATGTTATATTTCAGTCTCACTGAACCCCGCCTTAAATGCGTCTAGTTTAGAAGTGGTTTGAATCCATCGAAACAGGCTTTGAGATCTTACGTTTTTCCACCACCGTGAGGGTGAAGTTCTTCTGGCTGTAGGTGCGGATGCAGTAGTTGTGGATGGTGAGGTTCCGGGTGATCTCGCAGCGGTAGTGCCCCGTGTCGTTAGTGGTCACGTTGTGGAGGATGATGGAGCCGTCCTGCAGGTCAGTGCTATTCTCGCTGCCGTCCCACGTCAAGCGTTTGTCGAACTGCGGGCCCATGGTGATGTCCCTGAAGCTGTAGATCTAGCCATGACAAGAGGCTTGTAGTAAAAGCTACCTACCCAGCCTCCTACCACCCTACCTACACATCTATCTCCTATCAATCTACCCAGTTAGAGAGGGTACATCCCTAACCCTACCAATCTAGGGTAGGTAGGGTCGTCCTAGGTCTGTAAGACTTAGCCTAGGAAACATCAGAAATGTAAGTTTTCTCTGTGCATTGTAAACATGTGCATTCCTTTCTCCTTATTGTAAGAGGTGTATCTTATTTCCTAGTTGTCATCTCAGATGAGGGGTTGTTTGCAGCTCTTCTATAATGCAAGTGATGCTTTCTGAACCACTCTGCCGGCTCTGAGCTTCCTGCCTCTACAGCTGATTACGTTAGAGTGCGGAGAAAGGCTGGAAAGATATCAGCTTGCTGCAGTAGCATGGAGATTATAGAGGCTACAGATATTCTATGCATGATCACCTAGTTCatagaatatatattaatataactgTATTGAAAACCTCTagttaagataatatatatattggtcCTTAAGAGTGTCGCTAGATGAAGTTtaatattagtgctgtcaagcgattaaaataattaatcgcgattaatcacattaatgtcatagttaactcacgattaatcgcgagcaatcgcgattaatcacaaatgttttttctatgctaaatatcccttgatttctttgtcccattaattgttctaattttaatgctcttatcaacatggagaagtgcatcggcttgccttgtgcaaatgtttttttattgataacagcattggcatatactgatcaaaacaggacgatacaaaaaaaaagcctatagtgcaattaaacgatgattATACAAACATattgccttgaacatagcagtcaggctactgcttctttgttttgagccacagaaaaagaaaagaattgcgttaatcgtgcgataaaaaaaatgaacgcagttcaaattggtttgcgttaacgcctttaataacgcgtttaactgacagcactatttaatatacaatataatagcATGTAGATAAATGAATATACTAGATATATGGGAACATGTAGATAGTGTTCATAGCTGATAGCTGAGGTTTGTAGGGTCAATGAGAGGTGTGTACCTGCGTCAAGGTGAGGTGTGTACCTGCGTCAAGGTGAGGTGTGTACCTGTGTCAATGTAAGGTGTATACCTGGCTCAAGGTGAGGTGTGTACCTCGGTCAATGTGAGGACTGAACCTGGATGAGGGTTTAGGTGTGTACTTGGGTCAACGTGAGGACTGAACCTGGGTGAGGGTTCAGGTGTGTCCCTGGGTCAAGGTGAGGTATGTACCTGGACGAAGCTGGTGTTGGGGACTTTCATGTAGTACCAATCAACAGAGGCAGTGGCGTGGACCTCCGCCCTCCTCTTGCAGCAGATGCAGCCCAGCTTGAAGTTCCCAGTGGCCACAGCCTCCGTGTCCGAGTCCACCTCCACACACGCCCCCCAGGACTCCTGTCCTGGCTCAGGGAGGAGAGCGTCAGAACcaggacctcctcctcactcctacacctcccctccactcaaCCTCCACTCCAGCCAGCCAAACATCACCCTCATCTTTGGAGGGGTTTGGTTTAGGAAGTCATCACAGCAGCGGCTAGCAGCAACCGTCCTCATATATGCTCTATGTTTAGTGTTGGCCAGGGTTAGTTGCTAATCAcatgcttttttatttatttatttgtatttatttaatcattAACTTGTGTTTATTCCACTCGTCTTTCCAGaagatgtttggtttgtttcttCAGAATGAGGAGAAATAAAGACTTTCTGGCTGTCGGTCCTTCATATATAGAAACATAGGTCTATATAtgatatcatcatcatcatcatcatcatcatcatcatcatcatcatcatcatcatcatcgtcttcatcatcgGCCGACTCAACAAACCTGcagctcctcctcagcctcgACCTCAACCATTCATCTTTCAACTTTGACCTCTGGggtgcatttgtttttttgagTTGCGAAATAatggaggggaaaggggggaggaaaCCATGTCGTTTCTCATCAGAATTCCCCTCTAGGTGGTGTGGAagaggcgcacacacagagagaaagagagaggaaagcttgtggcaggggagggagggagggagggagggggggagggagggagggagggaggggaggctgaTGAGCTTGATAGAAAGGAGGAGAAGATTAGAACGGGAGGAGAATGTTAAGTTCAGAGCAAAAGAAGGAAACATTTTACTTTTAACGTAACATAGCATAATATAGAAACAGCTTATTAAGTAGCAGTTAGAGGTTAggcagtgaacacagagacgggtcattaaggagcaggtaggtgtaaGACAGTGTACA from Gadus morhua chromosome 11, gadMor3.0, whole genome shotgun sequence carries:
- the scn1ba gene encoding sodium channel, voltage-gated, type I, beta a isoform X3 — translated: MWVLGLLLAVLLLMKGQESWGACVEVDSDTEAVATGNFKLGCICCKRRAEVHATASVDWYYMKVPNTSFVQFDKRLTWDGSENSTDLQDGSIILHNVTTNDTGHYRCEITRNLTIHNYCIRTYSQKNFTLTVVEKPTRPDASIISEVMMYVSIIGLQLWLLVEMIYCYGKISAAGVAQRESMSVHTHQGWAEYSATSPTEKNSEDLLVDE
- the scn1ba gene encoding sodium channel, voltage-gated, type I, beta a isoform X1; the protein is MWVLGLLLAVLLLMKGQESWGACVEVDSDTEAVATGNFKLGCICCKRRAEVHATASVDWYYMKVPNTSFVQIYSFRDITMGPQFDKRLTWDGSENSTDLQDGSIILHNVTTNDTGHYRCEITRNLTIHNYCIRTYSQKNFTLTVVEKPTRPDASIISEVMMYVSIIGLQLWLLVEMIYCYGKISAAGVAQRESMSVHTHQGWAEYSATSPTEKNSEDLLVDE
- the scn1ba gene encoding sodium channel, voltage-gated, type I, beta a isoform X2, yielding MWVLGLLLAVLLLMKGQESWGACVEVDSDTEAVATGNFKLGCICCKRRAEVHATASVDWYYMKVPNTSFVQIYSFRDITMGPQFDKRLTWDGSENSTDLQDGSIILHNVTTNDTGHYRCEITRNLTIHNYCIRTYSQKNFTLTVVEKPTRPDASIISEVMMYVSIIGLQLWLLVEMIYCYGKISAAGVAQRESMAEYSATSPTEKNSEDLLVDE